The bacterium BMS3Abin08 genome includes a window with the following:
- a CDS encoding formate dehydrogenase accessory protein has protein sequence MNGFSKKGIIRVTRDSRIELEDPVAIEKRLRILVNGRDVLKLYCSPVMIRELVVGFLMTEGIIKGNWCAERMSIEYGDEILVDVPAEGEVSLEGSTVTSGCAGGITFDREIIDDSPIAEGIRISSEMLKKLFGRFQKASGLYNITGCVHCAAISDGKSIMVLAEDIGRHNAVDKAVGYCILEGISLEDKIILVSGRLSSEMASKCSRWGIPIVLSRTAPTVLATEIAEKRGITMVGFVRGGRFNIYSHPYRIEDAKA, from the coding sequence ATGAACGGCTTTTCGAAAAAGGGCATAATACGCGTAACCCGGGACAGCAGGATTGAACTGGAAGACCCTGTTGCGATAGAAAAACGCCTCAGGATACTCGTGAACGGGAGGGATGTCCTTAAACTTTACTGCAGTCCTGTCATGATCCGGGAACTCGTGGTTGGTTTCCTGATGACGGAGGGGATTATAAAGGGAAACTGGTGTGCAGAACGAATGAGTATTGAATATGGAGATGAGATCCTCGTCGACGTTCCGGCCGAGGGAGAGGTTTCCCTTGAGGGAAGCACGGTGACATCAGGATGTGCGGGGGGAATCACGTTCGACAGGGAAATAATTGACGATTCACCCATAGCCGAGGGTATACGGATAAGCAGTGAGATGCTTAAAAAACTGTTTGGGCGTTTTCAAAAGGCATCGGGACTCTATAATATCACCGGCTGTGTTCATTGCGCTGCAATTTCCGACGGCAAAAGCATAATGGTCCTTGCAGAGGATATAGGAAGGCACAACGCCGTTGACAAGGCGGTAGGCTACTGTATCCTCGAAGGTATATCCCTTGAGGATAAGATTATACTTGTCAGCGGCAGGCTTTCTTCCGAGATGGCCTCAAAGTGTTCCAGGTGGGGTATCCCCATTGTATTGAGCAGGACAGCCCCCACGGTTCTTGCTACAGAAATAGCTGAAAAAAGAGGGATCACCATGGTAGGGTTTGTGCGGGGAGGACGTTTTAATATTTATAGTCATCCATACAGGATTGAGGACGCTAAGGCATAA